Within the Prevotella scopos JCM 17725 genome, the region GCAGAACACGCAGTGAATATCATTACCTTTGACGTTGCTGGTATCCTTATCAACTTTGGACTTGTGCCAGCACTCGTCACCCGCCAAACATCAAAGGATGTGGCTTTCTTGCCTATGGCAAAACGAATTATTACAGCCCCTTTCATCATTGCCGTTATCGTGGGTATTCTCGTCAATATGTCGGGCTTGTACCAATGGCTGATGGAGAACGAACTTCACAGAATCTATGATGGTACGATGGATATGGCAATGACACCTATTGCGAGTATTATCCTCTTCACCCTCGGCTATGGTTTCCACCTGCGTGCAGCACAGATTAAGCCACTTTTGGCATTGACAGTGGTGCGCCTTGTGCTGTGTGGGGCTATCGTAGGAGCCTTCTTCTTGCTGTTCCCAGAATTGATGGCAGTAAAGATATTCCTTGTTGGCGTACTACTTTACTTTGCTTGTCCAACAGGTTTTCCCGTACCGCTACAGATAGAAAGTCTTTGCAAAGACGAGGATGA harbors:
- a CDS encoding AEC family transporter; the protein is MKAIEILFPVFFMMFLGWLSHRRGWVTAGQNEGAKSLVFNILFPLLVFHVLVKAELSTNFIYEILFLDAAWILVYLIGKSIAKPISGRYARLAPFLLMTCEGGSVALPLYIALVGAEHAVNIITFDVAGILINFGLVPALVTRQTSKDVAFLPMAKRIITAPFIIAVIVGILVNMSGLYQWLMENELHRIYDGTMDMAMTPIASIILFTLGYGFHLRAAQIKPLLALTVVRLVLCGAIVGAFFLLFPELMAVKIFLVGVLLYFACPTGFPVPLQIESLCKDEDDESFMSAFISIFIVVAMVVYTLITLLLI